The following nucleotide sequence is from Thermomicrobiales bacterium.
GAGATCACCTTTGTCGATTGCAGTCAGAGTCAGGCCGAAATTGCTGGATCGGTAGGCGTGGCGAGCAGCCCACGCTGCCAAAGCACTCCGTTCGCCGTGTCCGAGATCCTGGGTGTTCTCGATACAGGCGATCACGTGGTCGACATACAACGTCGGATCGCCCTTGCTTTCGATCTCACCGTCGAGTTTTTCGAGAATGGTCTCCAACAGGGCAGGATCTTCCAACAAGGCCGCGAGACGCGTCGTGTGTCGCAACGCTACTGCACGCTCGACGCTGCCTTCAGCAGAATTCTCGATGATCTTTCGGTAGTGATCGACAAGAAGCCGTCTCGCATCCGTTTTGTAGAGGGCCTCGTCCTCCATCCCCGAGATCGCGCTTGCCACGTCATCGTTGTTGAGTCCGATCTGGGCGCTCGAAACCGAAAGGAGGCTGCCGGTCAGCCCCGCGAGCACATCAGGAAGCCTCAGCGGAAGGCCGATGCTTGGATCCACTGTCCGCCAAATTGCGTCGAACGCCTCCCGCGCTATCGGTTCGTTGTGCTCGCGCAAAATTGCCAGCGCCAAACGCTCGGCGCGTCCGAGTTCGCCGAGGCGCTCTTTGATGGCATCGACTGCGCTATGCGGGATCTGGGCGTTCGGCTGCGTGCTGATATTCGCAGAGCCGTAAGCGACGCGGAAGCGCAACTCATCAAGCGATCGGAGATTGCCGTCCCAGCGGGCCTGGAATTCGCCGACGACCTTCTGGTCGTGGTGGCCGAGCCGCTCAAGCAGTTCAACCACATAGGCCCAAGGCAACATCTCGATGTCCCAGATCTTGGGAACCGCGAACTGTTCGATCTGAACGTGATGGCGTTTTTGGAAGCTTCTGGTCTCGGTCGTATATTCCAGCAGCGGGTAGAATTTTCCGTCATCCGCAAAACAGCGCAATATGGTGCGAAGGCTTGTCGTGTCGCAGTGTTGCGCCTCGCGGACAACGAGTACGAATTCGGCCAGATTGGCGACGTATCGAAAATATTCCGCACAAACCTCGACAGCGTTTCTGTTATCGCTCTTGAGCAGAGCCTCAGGGGAATATCCGCCCAACGCTGTCACCCGCTCGGTCGCATCAATGGCGCGCCCAACGAGTTTCGGAACGCTTGCCGCTTCCCGCACGGTTCCTCTGACGTCAAAGCCTTTGAGGTTTTTCAATCCGCGGGATCTTACGAATTCGGCGAATGTGTCGATGCTTCGACTTGGAGCTGCAACGCTTTCGGAAATCGCCGAAACGCAGTGCTGGATATAGTAGCCTTCGTAGGCACGATGCGGGTCAATGTTCTGGCCCCGAAGATATGGATCGACCTTTACGCTCAAGGTAGACCCGGCAATCTTATCAGTCACCCAGTCCGTCAAAGACGACTTGCCAACCCCCGTAGGCCCGCGCACCACCAGCAGCGCCGGAGCCGTCGCCGAGGGCGGCAGGCAAGACAGCAGGGTGTCGCGCTCTCCCTCTCGGTCGAGAAAGACGACGTCCGGTTTCAAATCAGCTTCGGCAGTCAGCGACAAAAAGTGGATCCCCCTCGTAGTCCCGAAACTATACGGGAGTGCTCCGGATGATCAAACAAAACGAAGGTCAAAACGAGCCCCTCAAGAGTAATTACGGCTTGAACTATGACCTTGATGCAATGATCCACAATGCCAAGCATTGTTTTGTCGCCGCAAAACAGAACGGGTTTGAACTGCGTGCTGTTCTCAAGGGCGGTTACATCCTCCCGGAAATTGTCGAGCGGCTCGCATGTTTGGACGGCATTTCCCTTGCGGTGGGCACTGTGGCAGAGGCATCCCTGCCGGTCGTGAACAACATGGCAGTAGCAACCTTATATCCGAGCTCTTCGATCCCAGTCGAGGCATTCAGCAATGTCGTTCGAACAACGGAAGTCGGCACATCGGGAATGCGTGCTTGGGCTCGAGGAGCAGAGGCTCATCGTGTGCTCCTGGCAATCGAGACCGGCGAGAAGCGCGAGGGCCTGGACCCCAGAAATCTTCGACAACAGGTCTGGATCATCAGGAAGGCATTTGGCAATTGCGTGAAGATTGACGGGTTCCAGCTCAACTACGGCTGTGTGGCGGAAAAGGCACCTGATGCCCCGGCAGTCAATGTGCTGATAAAGGAGCTGGCTCAGGAGTTACTGACGCTTCCTATCGCCAATCCCCTGCTCTCCCTCGGCGGGTCAGCGCTATTGCCGGTTCTGGACCAGCTGGAAATACCAGCCATATTCAGGCCTGAGTTGCGCATCGGGGAGGCGATCGTTGCCGGATCGATACCAGGTCAGGAGACGAGCTCAAATTTGCTACGGACAGCCTCCTACCGTGCCGAAATACTCCAGGTCTTGCCTCGGAGTTCCTCCAACCGGCAACGTTTGCTCATCAACGTCGGCGGCTATGTTCTCAACGCAGCTCGAAGAACTCGGCAAAATACTAGCGTAGAATTCGAGTCGATTGGTTCTCAAGTGTCGGTCATTTCTCTTCCGGATGATTGGGCGAACTCGTTGAAAGACAAAATAGAACTGCAACTAGATTACAGCGAAACCGAGCGAGCGCTCATACGACACCAAGGATCAATTGGACACCTAGGTCTGTCTGCAGCGATCGATAGCAAGGCCGTAGCGGGTTGAACCTGCCAAGGAGAAAAGATGCACCGAGTTCTCATTCCGATCGATAGCCAGGATCCCGAGTCGTGGCAGTACGCTCTCGCCTATGCGCAAAAGATCGGCGAACAGCAGAACAATCCAACCGATATTGTCCTCCTTGTACATACGAAGCGGCAGATAGATGGAACGAGCCTAACCGGCCACATGGGCCGGCAACAAGCCAAGGCATTGAGTGGTGGCAAGAGCCTGCAGCTGCAATCCGGCGCGAGGCTCAATCTCAAGACGTTGAATACGATGGGCCAGATGCTGAACAATGCGATTATCATCGCTTTCTTCGCCGACGCCAAAATGCTCGATGCCGTCGATAGCCTCCGCGGTGTCGTAGGCGTCGTCGCAGTGCCGGATTTGCCTGGTGACGCGGATCAATGGGTCGCGCGTTGGGGAGCAATCGTGCATGGTGCGGAACGCCAGCCGGCGAAAAGACTAATCGACGATCAGATTGTCGAAAATGCGCTGTCACGCCTCTTTTCAATGGTCAACCCGACGACGGGTATCGGTCATCCAAGAGACAAGCAGATGGCCGATGAAACTCTGCGTATCCTCCGCGCCAAAGGTCACACTTTGAACCCGGAGACGATCCGGTCCCGGGCGATTCAACAAGGGTGGCGCGCTGATCAGGCCAGCGAGCTGGGGAAACTCGCTGAAAAAATCAAATCGCTGAAATCCAAACCCAAGCTCTCTGGCATCCACAACTGGGAAGGGCGGTACCAGAGCTGGTCCGAGTAATTGCCAGTGCATGGTCAGATGTCTGTCGGCTTCTCGAGACGGTCAGAGCATCACGATGTTGTTTCCGTTGCTCAGTGCGGATTGATACTTGCATGACGGAAAGCGTCGCAGACGGCGCGCATGTCATTGCGCTGCTGTGCGGCACTGAAGGCGCTATCGAGCACGAAGAGAGACGCCCGCAAAAGGCGCTCGTCACGTTCGCCGATCCAGGCCTTTTCCCCGTGAAAAAGATTGTTACGAACAAGCCCAATGGCTTCCAGCAGCATTTGTGTGTTTGCTAGCGCGGCTTGCTCCGTGAACTCAACGCCCCCGTCCTGCTTGACCGTCAATCGCTTCGGGGGAGCCTCGAAAAAGATCTTCGCGGCATCGGCCTCTTTCATTGATGCGAAGAAGTCGTTGCCGAGATCGGTGGCGAACTGGATCCAATTGGGACTTGCGCGGTCGCCGGCTGTGCCTCTGACATAACCCCCGCGTTTGAGTGCAAACTCGAAGCGCGAAAACGTCGCAAAAAACTCAAGCGCAACAGGCTTCAAGCTGCCCTCTATCCCGATACGATATTCACTCATTCCACTTTGCCATTCGTTCCGATGACCCGATCAAGCTGCACTCAGAAATTATTGCGTCGAGGACGGCTTCGATCTTGGCCGTATCGTGGTCTGATTTCGCCAACTCCGCTGATGACGTCTCAAGGAATCGTTGCGCGTAGCTTTCCTTGAAGTCGAGCGCCCCATGCCAGCGGCCGAGATTCTTTTTGTAGTTGCTCCACGTCGCTTGTGCTGGCGGTCGCCCAGGAAGGTTCAGATCAAGATAGCATTCAATTGCTGCCGCGCGCCCATTGATGTCTGCATTGGTCAGCCCGTCGGGCCCAAGAATTGGAAACGAGGAAAATTCGTGGCGGTCAGGCAGCACCATACTTCGCATATTGAGCGGCAATCGCATTGCCTCGACCTTTTGAGAGGCCTCCACGCCTTCGGCGTCATTGTCGAACACGAACAGCGTTTTGTTTTGCACGTCGATCTTTGCAAGCCCTTCGGCAAACTTGCGGAGCTGGCCAGTCCCGGAGAAGGGATGGCTTTCGCTTACATCGACGAAGTGGAAGAAATCGCAGACATCCGGACGGAGCGCGGCAATGGCATGTCGGAGAACGTGAACATCGGAGCTGCCCTCTGTGGCAATCAGGAAGCGCTCGGAGCGGCGTGCATCGCCTGTGAATTCGCTCAATTCAGCCCAGCCGGCATCGACAAGCGGCCCATATTGCCAGACGACGTCCAGCCCTCGGTTTGAAGGGGTCCCGGCAAGGAGCCGTAGAACGCTATAGGGGTGAAGAAAGTCGATTACGTTCCCGAAGTAGGATCGCTCCGAGTAGTGGTCTCTGTCCCAAAGATCCGCATTTGGAACCTGGTCGATTTCCGCAAGACCCGCAAAGCGTCCTTTCGATTTTTCGTCGTCGAGGTCTGGATCGTATTCGTTGTTGAGGTCAGCAATTGAGGTTCGTAGAGCAAACGCCAGGAACTGCTCGAAGGCCATCGCCGCCTTCGGCGCTTCTTCCTCTTCATCCGAACGCTCGAGCCATCGTTTGGTGGCGAGGGCGTACTCTGCTTCAATAGACTGCATCGTGAAGCCGAGAAGTTCGAGGCGAGGAACGAGGTCGGCAAGCTTGCGAACGAACGCGGCTTCCATCGAAGCCAGCTCAGCGTCGTCGCGCTCCTCGAAGTATTTGTAGTCAACCTGATCGGAGTGCGCACGGGTGCGATCGCGCTCCTGAAAGAGCGCGCCATGGTCTATGCCGCGATGGTTCTTGCTCCACGCGACATCCATGCCGCCGACCGACAATGTAATTTCCGTTCCCACCAAAACTCCTTGGCTGTGTTGGGCGCTGTGGTCGTCTGATTTGATTCAGACATGTTCGCCGTCTCTCAACTTTGCGGGATTCGTGGTCACCCTCCGCGGCCATACGAAACCCGGTGACCGTGACTAGCCACCCGCGTTGCCATAGCGGCAGTGATCGGATTGCTGAAATCTCCTTCGATGAGATCGAACCGGTCACTCCCGGTCGCCGCAAAACGTGTTCCGCCAGCCTTCTCGATCGCTGTCCGCAGTCGACCAACGAACTTCTCCGGTCCGCCCACAGTCGAAAACGAAACCGAGTGGATCGGTCTGTTCAGGTCATCAACGTCCACATAGGCGTGGAAGGATCCCGACTTTGGAAAGTCCTCCCAACGCAGTCCGCGGACGCTGGACAACGGGTAGGTGTTGCCCCTGGGCATGGTGATTGTTCCGGCACGATAGTCCACGCGCACACGGCGTTGCGAAAATGAATTGGGCGTTGTGATCGGTCGTTCCACATAGGCGATCACGGTCGCTTTGAGCCACTTGAGACCGATCCAAATCAAGGCGAGGCCAAGAAGCCAAACCCACCAGGGCTGGCTCCGGTATACCTCGACGATTTCGTTCCAACTGATGCTCATGGGCTCTGACTTTCCGGCCTGGCTTGGACGTTACGTCGTCTGTATCATATTTCTAACTACGCGAAAATCACGGAGTCTACATTATAGAACTTGCCGCAGTTCAAATATCATATTATAAAACCGGCGCAAAGTGCGGAGTTAGAAATATGACTGCGGCGCGATCAATGAGCCTGGCAAGCTATGCCGAAGAGCTCGAATCGACCGGGAAAACCTACTTCACGCGCGAAGGCGCCATGGAAGTGCTTGGAACAAGCCACGGGGCGTTTCTCGACGCCGCCGCCCGCCTTGCCAAGCGCGGACGCATCGTCATGCCGCGCCGTGGGTTCTACGTCATTACGCCGACCCGATTCCTGAAATGGGGTGCGCCGCCCCCCAACTGGTATATCGACGCCATGATGAAGGAAGCGGGGCGGCCATATTACGTTGCACTGCTGAAAGCAGCCGAACTGCATGGCGCCGCTCATCAGGCGGTCATGGAATTCCAGATCGTCACCGACCGGCAGTGGAAACCCATCCGCGCGGGCCGCTCGAAGATCGCCTTCTATTTCCGAAAGGATCTGGACGCCATCCAGATGGGAATAGGCGACCGGAAAACGGACACGGGTTCGATGAGGGTCTCTTCTCCCGCGCTCACCGCACTGGATCTGATCCGCTACCCCCAGGCAAGCGGAGGCCTCGATCGCGCAGCAAGTGTGCTGAACGAACTGGCGCCGGAGATCGACCCGGTGCAGCTGCGCGAGCTCTTGCCAGCCTTCGAACGTTCTGTCGTGCAACGGTTGGGCTATGTCCTGCAAACCGCCGGACACGAGGCCTCTGCCTCCGTACTGTCTGACTATCTTTCGAGCCAGAGCCTCCCATGGATCGAGCTTGATCCCGGCGAAACGAGCCGACCCGAATGGGCAGGTGAACCCGAACGTGACCAACGCTGGCATGTCGTTGTTCGGCGACCGATCGAGATCGACGAACAATGATACCGGAAACGAACATCACGGCATGGAGTCAGATCGCACCTTGGGGCGAACCTCGCCAGATCGAGCAGGACCTGATCATCTCCCGCGCGCTCGTCGACATCTTCAATCATGAGCTTCTCGGTTCGGTGCTACGGTTCCGCGGCGGAACCGCGCTCAACAAGATCATCTTTCCAAAGCCGCTTCGCTACTCCGAGGACATCGATCTCGTTCGCACGGAAGCAGGTCCGATCGGCCCCGTTCTTGATGCACTGCGCGAGGTCCTGGAGCCGTGGCTGGGGCAGGGGAGTTTTGCGGCAAGTCAGGTTGCGCCCAAACTACGTTTCCGCGTCCCCGCCGAGGACGATCCCGAGGTCAATATCCGCCTCAAAATCGAGATCAACACATCGGAGATCGAAGCTTTCGATGGACCGGTCTTGGTTGACTACAGCGTCGACAACCCTTGGTTCAGCGGATCGACAAAGATCGCGACCTTCTCTCCGGAAGAGCTGATCGCGACGAAACTCCGCGCATTTTTGCAAAGGGACAAGGGTCGGGATCTGTTCGATCTGGACCATGCCCTAACGGTTCTTCCCGACCTCGACATCGAGCGCGCCATCTCTATCTTCGGACGGTATCTGGACATCCGTGGTCACGCCATCTCTCGCTCTGACGCGGAAATGCGAATGCTTGCCAAATTCGGAAAGCCCAGCCTTCTCGGC
It contains:
- a CDS encoding AAA family ATPase gives rise to the protein MSLTAEADLKPDVVFLDREGERDTLLSCLPPSATAPALLVVRGPTGVGKSSLTDWVTDKIAGSTLSVKVDPYLRGQNIDPHRAYEGYYIQHCVSAISESVAAPSRSIDTFAEFVRSRGLKNLKGFDVRGTVREAASVPKLVGRAIDATERVTALGGYSPEALLKSDNRNAVEVCAEYFRYVANLAEFVLVVREAQHCDTTSLRTILRCFADDGKFYPLLEYTTETRSFQKRHHVQIEQFAVPKIWDIEMLPWAYVVELLERLGHHDQKVVGEFQARWDGNLRSLDELRFRVAYGSANISTQPNAQIPHSAVDAIKERLGELGRAERLALAILREHNEPIAREAFDAIWRTVDPSIGLPLRLPDVLAGLTGSLLSVSSAQIGLNNDDVASAISGMEDEALYKTDARRLLVDHYRKIIENSAEGSVERAVALRHTTRLAALLEDPALLETILEKLDGEIESKGDPTLYVDHVIACIENTQDLGHGERSALAAWAARHAYRSSNFGLTLTAIDKGDLEGPIWESILAHALIEELREPEAREIASDMRARLPFADADLMSDLILGNLDLVEEQLATCERRLTQTAAEAQRRRSVLLGHAYRLLESAVPMEEAIEYCDKSAEVYERAALQRSAAQSKLTATRHLARLGRTDEAKANIQIAESGLKDAASSRQFLLNNHAAVELLAVSPDFEAAEGNLRSALLLSRDKFSDLTILQNLAIAIWQARGAREAVASVDQALRSMREVDSTTRLLADAIGHTAFMILREAGDHERADDVVQFVTDTVGVDIRGSEYWSWRFGLTGEAPGIYAPHVLAKPYHPSFLSQWQLDWEVASVLFQ
- a CDS encoding alanine racemase, whose product is MIKQNEGQNEPLKSNYGLNYDLDAMIHNAKHCFVAAKQNGFELRAVLKGGYILPEIVERLACLDGISLAVGTVAEASLPVVNNMAVATLYPSSSIPVEAFSNVVRTTEVGTSGMRAWARGAEAHRVLLAIETGEKREGLDPRNLRQQVWIIRKAFGNCVKIDGFQLNYGCVAEKAPDAPAVNVLIKELAQELLTLPIANPLLSLGGSALLPVLDQLEIPAIFRPELRIGEAIVAGSIPGQETSSNLLRTASYRAEILQVLPRSSSNRQRLLINVGGYVLNAARRTRQNTSVEFESIGSQVSVISLPDDWANSLKDKIELQLDYSETERALIRHQGSIGHLGLSAAIDSKAVAG
- a CDS encoding nucleotidyl transferase AbiEii/AbiGii toxin family protein; the encoded protein is MIPETNITAWSQIAPWGEPRQIEQDLIISRALVDIFNHELLGSVLRFRGGTALNKIIFPKPLRYSEDIDLVRTEAGPIGPVLDALREVLEPWLGQGSFAASQVAPKLRFRVPAEDDPEVNIRLKIEINTSEIEAFDGPVLVDYSVDNPWFSGSTKIATFSPEELIATKLRAFLQRDKGRDLFDLDHALTVLPDLDIERAISIFGRYLDIRGHAISRSDAEMRMLAKFGKPSLLGDIHALLPPDAADHLDEAAGQAAFVRVFKLFIEKMPGQRWARTEDVAQELGLAEHL
- a CDS encoding DUF1889 family protein, with the protein product MHRVLIPIDSQDPESWQYALAYAQKIGEQQNNPTDIVLLVHTKRQIDGTSLTGHMGRQQAKALSGGKSLQLQSGARLNLKTLNTMGQMLNNAIIIAFFADAKMLDAVDSLRGVVGVVAVPDLPGDADQWVARWGAIVHGAERQPAKRLIDDQIVENALSRLFSMVNPTTGIGHPRDKQMADETLRILRAKGHTLNPETIRSRAIQQGWRADQASELGKLAEKIKSLKSKPKLSGIHNWEGRYQSWSE
- a CDS encoding HEPN/Toprim-associated domain-containing protein; its protein translation is MGTEITLSVGGMDVAWSKNHRGIDHGALFQERDRTRAHSDQVDYKYFEERDDAELASMEAAFVRKLADLVPRLELLGFTMQSIEAEYALATKRWLERSDEEEEAPKAAMAFEQFLAFALRTSIADLNNEYDPDLDDEKSKGRFAGLAEIDQVPNADLWDRDHYSERSYFGNVIDFLHPYSVLRLLAGTPSNRGLDVVWQYGPLVDAGWAELSEFTGDARRSERFLIATEGSSDVHVLRHAIAALRPDVCDFFHFVDVSESHPFSGTGQLRKFAEGLAKIDVQNKTLFVFDNDAEGVEASQKVEAMRLPLNMRSMVLPDRHEFSSFPILGPDGLTNADINGRAAAIECYLDLNLPGRPPAQATWSNYKKNLGRWHGALDFKESYAQRFLETSSAELAKSDHDTAKIEAVLDAIISECSLIGSSERMAKWNE
- a CDS encoding type IV toxin-antitoxin system AbiEi family antitoxin, producing the protein MSLASYAEELESTGKTYFTREGAMEVLGTSHGAFLDAAARLAKRGRIVMPRRGFYVITPTRFLKWGAPPPNWYIDAMMKEAGRPYYVALLKAAELHGAAHQAVMEFQIVTDRQWKPIRAGRSKIAFYFRKDLDAIQMGIGDRKTDTGSMRVSSPALTALDLIRYPQASGGLDRAASVLNELAPEIDPVQLRELLPAFERSVVQRLGYVLQTAGHEASASVLSDYLSSQSLPWIELDPGETSRPEWAGEPERDQRWHVVVRRPIEIDEQ